In Tachysurus vachellii isolate PV-2020 chromosome 1, HZAU_Pvac_v1, whole genome shotgun sequence, a genomic segment contains:
- the LOC132856557 gene encoding uncharacterized protein LOC132856557, with translation MKLLYVMVLLIFGAISDDGCNEAVNKMDKENIACNVMNCKSAEMIAFIPNMDVTSQKQQMCKEKSASDKSIRAEKCYIGQLINVTFDKPNATYEYENFIMTVVKMNMMNPINGSHVKISAQKLSEDDPPINVFIPTKPFLNATVNQSKVAIVIYPCAHQFTNDSNILLRSKVIRIESVGCKIKDLSDQIVINFPWKSSEIIDGSHNLSCQYYDETANRWSDKGSFTNLENNTVNCSYNHMTLFAVFLVPMKQQQQEKLPCSNDTDENYNSTELKFQKNHSTSLCTWGEDRCYVECCSVNLTTNITGVKIITNQAPNYTITDEKIITCNITKCNSDEMNTSINLKKEKDFIDEQINSTFDGPNITKNCMIFYVTVFNVSMLNPVNGSVKISAPKWSDQDPPIDVFFPINSSTNYHSHVAVVRYGTAEKFKNNANTRLMSQIIRVETIGSERKNLTNLLVIKFPVNCTETNLKNSKLSCMFYDEKANRWSDKGSFTNLENNTVNCSYNHMTLFAVFLVPMKQQQENLPCSNDTDENYIFFNSTELKFQKNHSTSLCTWGEDRCYVECCSVNLTTNITGVKIITNQAPNYTITGQDKTQLVFRMDEKIITCNITKCNSDEMNTSINTMDFTRLIKALDMCNKSFPADINLKKEKDFIDEQINSTFDGPNITKNCMIFYVTVFNIRMLNPVNGSVKISAPKWSDQDPPIDVFFPINSSTNYHSHVTVVRYGTAEKFKNNANTRLMSQIIRVETIGSERKNLTNLLVIKFPVNCTETNLKNSKLSCMFYDEKANRWSDKGSFTNLENNTVNCSYNHMTLFAVFLVPMKQQQENLPCSNDTDENYIFFNSTELKFQKNHSTSLCTWGEDRCYVECCSVNLTTNITGVKIITNQAPNYTITDEKIITCNITKCNSDEMNTSINLKKEKDFIDEQINSTFDGPNITKNCMIFYVTVFNVSMLNPVNGSVKISAPKWSDQDPPIDVFFPINSSTNYHSHVAVVRYGTAEKFKNNANTRLMSQIIRVETIGSERKNLTNLLVIKFPVNSTETNLKNSKLSCMFYDEKANRWSDMGSFTNLENNTVNCSYNHMTLFAVFLVPMKQQQENLPCSNDTDENYIFFNSTELKFQKNHSTSLCTWGEDRCYVECCSVNLTTNITGVKIITNQAPNYTITGQDKTQLVFRMDEKIITCNITKCNSDEMNTSINTMDFTRLIKALDMCNKSFPADIYLKKEKDFIDEQINSTFDGPNITKNCMIFYVTVFNIRMLNPVNGSVKISAPKWSDQDPPIDVFFPINSSTNYHSHVAVVRYGTAEKFKNNANTRLMSQIIRVETIGSERKNLTNLLVIKFPVNSTETNLKNSKLSCMFYDEKANRWSDMGSFTNLDNFKSDNIVNCSYNHMTPFAVFLVFVEWQQQNLSCRNYSDHRTKNFFIYNSTELKIKETLTTLLCTWGDHQCYVDCSFANHSTNLMDLNNVTYEVQNYTITLQSIKLVFNISEITCNVTQCKSDEIKTLLINLSSSSDLKDLKKIAQVKRMCETSLTSDSSFIYTYIRAEKKYIEFLINSPFNGTSKNYDLEEFNMTVVKMDMMNTTDLTLVQISAPKVPNNNLPVEIFVPTEAFKNVSTEQCKVGIVTYPSASQFMNDFSQDIRSKVIRVEANGRVLKDLSNRLVINFTLNYSEKIPENYNLSCQFYDENVYKWAPRGSFTDLENFNSSGTVSCSYDHMTPFAVLLANPELDSKQWKIMSSISYIGCSFSSFFSAVTIFLYTFMKSSNRDTSIHIHVSLSAALFLLNISFLFTEWGATWSQNSACVLIAVIIEYSLLSCFSWMAIEAIHLYFLLIKVFNTYIKHYMIKLSLFGWGMPALLVGGSLCVYGKRPFYGTTGITLSDTNEVMKFCWITDIRFLYGMNITYFSIIFLFNMSILVAVICQIYKLRRMNVRGSRFLSRKDICTVLGLTFLLGMTWGLAFLTSGYTNYTVLYLFCICNTLQGFFLFLWFYATMKKKRRLVAQSSTMSSPLSAPVKTMESSFSY, from the exons CTGTCTGAAGATGATCCACCCATTAACGTATTCATCCCCACTAAACCTTTTCTAAATGCCACAGTGAACCAGAGCAAAGTTGCTATAGTGATATATCCCTGTGCTCATCAGTTTACA AATGACTCGAATATTCTGCTGAGGTCCAAAGTCATCCGCATCGAATCTGTCGGATGCAAGATAAAGGACTTGTCCGATCAAATTGTTATCAATTTTCCATGGAAAAGCAGTGAAATAATAGAT GGAAGCCACAATCTGTCATGCCAGTACTATGATGAAACAG CGAACCGTTGGAGTGACAAGGGGTCTTTCACCAACCTGGAGAACAACACTGTAAACTGCTCATATAATCACATGACCCTCTTTGCTGTATTTCTG GTGCCCATGAAGCAGCAGCAACAGGAAAAATTGCCCTGTAGTAATGACACAG ATGAGAACTATAACAGCACAGAATTGAAATTTCAAAAGAACCATTCTACATCACTCTGTACCTGGGGAGAGGATCGGTGTTATGTAGAGTGCTGTTCTGTCAATCTCACCACGAACATAACTGGTGTGAAAATCATAACAAATCAGGCACCAAATTATACAATCACAG atgAGAAAATCATCACATGTAACATCACAAAGTGTAACTCAGATGAAATGAATACATCTATAAACCTCAa GAAAGAGAAGGATTTCATCGATGAGCAGATCAACTCAACGTTTGATGGGCCGAACATAACCAAAAACTGCATGATTTTTTATGTGACTGTTTTTAATGTAAGTATGTTGAACCCAGTTAATGGGAGTGTAAAGATCTCTGCTCCAAAG TGGTCTGATCAGGATCCACCCATAGATGTATTCTTCCCTATTAATTCATCTACAAATTATCATTCCCATGTCGCTGTAGTGAGATACGGAACTGCTGAAAAGTTTAAA AATAACGCAAACACTAGGTTGATGTCCCAAATTATTCGTGTTGAAACCATAGGATCTGAGCGCAAGAACTTGACCAATCTGCTTGTTATCAAGTTTCCAGTGAACTGTACCGAAACAAACCTC AAAAACTCTAAGCTGTCATGTATGTTCTATGATGAAAAAG CGAACCGTTGGAGTGACAAGGGGTCTTTCACCAACCTGGAGAACAACACTGTAAACTGCTCATATAATCACATGACCCTCTTTGCTGTATTTCTG GTGCCCATGAAGCAGCAGCAGGAAAATCTGCCCTGTAGTAATGACACAG ATGAGAACTATATTTTCTTCAACAGCACAGAATTGAAATTTCAAAAGAACCATTCTACATCACTCTGTACCTGGGGAGAGGATCGGTGTTATGTAGAGTGCTGTTCTGTCAATCTCACCACGAACATAACTGGTGTGAAAATCATTACAAATCAGGCACCAAATTATACAATCACAGGTCAAGACAAAACTCAGCTGGTCTTTAGAATGG atgAGAAAATCATCACATGTAACATCACAAAGTGTAACTCAGATGAAATGAatacatctataaacacaatgGACTTCACAAGACTAATTAAAGCACTGGATATGTGTAATAAATCATTTCCTGCAGATATAAACCTCAa GAAAGAGAAGGATTTCATCGATGAGCAGATCAACTCAACGTTTGATGGGCCGAACATAACCAAAAACTGCATGATTTTTTATGTGACTGTTTTTAATATAAGAATGTTGAACCCAGTTAATGGGAGTGTAAAGATCTCTGCTCCAAAG TGGTCTGATCAGGATCCACCCATAGATGTATTCTTCCCTATTAATTCATCTACAAATTATCATTCCCATGTCACTGTAGTGAGATACGGAACTGCTGAAAAGTTTAAA AATAACGCAAACACTAGGTTGATGTCCCAAATTATTCGTGTTGAAACCATAGGATCTGAGCGCAAGAACTTGACCAATCTGCTTGTTATCAAGTTTCCAGTGAACTGTACCGAAACAAACCTC AAAAACTCTAAGCTGTCATGTATGTTCTATGATGAAAAAG CGAACCGTTGGAGTGACAAGGGGTCTTTCACCAACCTGGAGAACAACACTGTAAACTGCTCATATAATCACATGACCCTCTTTGCTGTATTTCTG GTGCCCATGAAGCAGCAGCAGGAAAATCTGCCCTGTAGTAATGACACAG ATGAGAACTATATTTTCTTCAACAGCACAGAATTGAAATTTCAAAAGAACCATTCTACATCACTCTGTACCTGGGGAGAGGATCGGTGTTATGTAGAGTGCTGTTCTGTCAATCTCACCACGAACATAACTGGTGTGAAAATCATAACAAATCAGGCACCAAATTATACAATCACAG atgAGAAAATCATCACATGTAACATCACAAAGTGTAACTCAGATGAAATGAATACATCTATAAACCTCAa GAAAGAGAAGGATTTCATCGATGAGCAGATCAACTCAACGTTTGATGGGCCGAACATAACCAAAAACTGCATGATTTTTTATGTGACTGTTTTTAATGTAAGTATGTTGAACCCAGTTAATGGGAGTGTAAAGATCTCTGCTCCAAAG TGGTCTGATCAGGATCCACCCATAGATGTATTCTTCCCTATTAATTCATCTACAAATTATCATTCCCATGTCGCTGTAGTGAGATACGGAACTGCTGAAAAGTTTAAA AATAACGCAAACACTAGGTTGATGTCCCAAATTATTCGTGTTGAAACCATAGGATCTGAGCGCAAGAACTTGACCAATCTGCTTGTTATCAAGTTTCCAGTGAACAGTACCGAAACAAACCTC AAAAACTCTAAGCTGTCATGTATGTTCTATGATGAAAAAG CGAACCGTTGGAGTGACATGGGGTCTTTCACCAACCTGGAGAACAACACTGTAAACTGCTCATATAATCACATGACCCTCTTTGCTGTATTTCTG GTGCCCATGAAGCAGCAGCAGGAAAATCTGCCCTGTAGTAATGACACAG ATGAGAACTATATTTTCTTCAACAGCACAGAATTGAAATTTCAAAAGAACCATTCTACATCACTCTGTACCTGGGGAGAGGATCGGTGTTATGTAGAGTGCTGTTCTGTCAATCTCACCACGAACATAACTGGTGTGAAAATCATAACAAATCAGGCACCAAATTATACAATCACAGGTCAAGACAAAACTCAGCTGGTCTTTAGAATGG atgAGAAAATCATCACATGTAACATCACAAAGTGTAACTCAGATGAAATGAatacatctataaacacaatgGACTTCACAAGACTAATTAAAGCACTGGATATGTGTAATAAATCATTTCCTGCAGATATATACCTCAa GAAAGAGAAGGATTTCATCGATGAGCAGATCAACTCAACGTTTGATGGGCCGAACATAACCAAAAACTGCATGATTTTTTATGTGACTGTTTTTAATATAAGAATGTTGAACCCAGTTAATGGGAGTGTAAAGATCTCTGCTCCAAAG TGGTCTGATCAGGATCCACCCATAGATGTATTCTTCCCTATTAATTCATCTACAAATTATCATTCCCATGTCGCTGTAGTGAGATACGGAACTGCTGAAAAGTTTAAA AATAACGCAAACACTAGGTTGATGTCCCAAATTATTCGTGTTGAAACCATAGGATCTGAGCGCAAGAACTTGACCAATCTGCTTGTTATCAAGTTTCCAGTGAACAGTACCGAAACAAACCTC AAAAACTCTAAGCTGTCATGTATGTTCTATGATGAAAAAG CGAACCGTTGGAGTGACATGGGGTCTTTCACCAACCTGGACAATTTTAAAAGCGACAACATTGTAAACTGCTCATATAATCACATGACCCCATTTGCTGTATTTCTG GTGTTTGTGGAGTGGCAGCAGCAAAACCTGTCCTGTAGAAATTACTCAG ATCATAGGACTAAGAACTTTTTTATCTACAACAGCACAGAATTGAAAATTAAAGAGACGCTTACTACATTACTCTGTACCTGGGGAGATCATCAGTGTTATGTAGATTGCAGTTTTGCTAATCATTCCACAAACCTAATGGATCTGAATAATGTAACATATGAGGTTCAGAATTATACAATCACACTTCAAAGCATAAAACTTGTCTTTAATATAA GTGAGATCACGTGTAATGTCACACAGTGTAaatctgatgaaataaaaactttgTTAATTAACTTATCCAGTTCTAGCGACCTGAAAGACTTAAAGAAAATAGCACAAGTAAAACGAATGTGTGAAACATCGTTGACATCTGACAGTagctttatatatacatacattag agcagagaaaaaGTACATAGAGTTCCTCATCAACTCCCCATTTAATGGAACATCCAAAAATTATGACCTAGAGGAATTTAACATGACTGTAGTTAAGATGGATATGATGAACACCACAGATCTCACGCTTGTACAGATCTCTGCTCCAAAG GTGCCTAATAATAATCTTCCTGTGGAGATTTTTGTCCCTACTGaagcttttaaaaatgtctcCACGGAGCAGTGCAAAGTTGGCATAGTAACATATCCTTCTGCCAGCCAGTTTATG AATGACTTCTCCCAAGATATTAGGAGCAAAGTCATTCGCGTTGAAGCTAATGGACGTGTGCTTAAGGACTTGTCCAATCGACTTGTTATCAACTTTACACTGAACTATAGTGAAAAAATACCA GAAAACTATAACCTGTCATGTCAGTTCTATGATGAAAACG TGTACAAGTGGGCTCCCAGGGGGTCTTTTACAGACCTGGAGAATTTTAACAGCAGCGGCACTGTAAGCTGTTCATATGATCACATGACTCCATTTGCTGTACTTCTG GCTAATCCAGAATTGGATAGTAAGCAGTGGAAAATCATGTCCTCTATTAGTTACATAGGCTGCAGTTTTTCATCGTTTTTCTCGGCAGTCACGATCTTCCTCTACACTTTCATGAA GAGCTCAAACAGAGACACTTCCATCCATATCCATGTGTCTCTGAGTGCGGCCCTTTTCCTTCTCAACATCAGCTTCTTGTTCACTGAATGGGGAGCCACATGGTCTCAAAACAGTGCATGTGTCTTGATAGCAGTGATAATAGAGTACAGCCTCTTGTCCTGTTTCTCCTGGATGGCCATTGAAGCCATACACTTGTACTTCCTTCTAATCAAAGTGTTCAACACCTACATCAAGCACTACATGATCAAGCTGTCTCTCTTTGGATGGG GAATGCCTGCTCTCCTCGTTGGAGgaagtctgtgtgtttatggaaaAAGACCTTTTTATGGCACCACAGGAATAACATTATCAGACACAAATGAAGTGATGAAATT CTGCTGGATTACTGACATCCGCTTTCTGTATGGCATGAACATCACCTACTTCTCCATAATATTCCTGTTTAACATGTCCATTCTGGTGGCAGTGATATGTCAGATCTATAAGCTCCGGCGCATGAATGTCAGAGGCAGTAGGTTTTTATCTCGTAAAGACATTTGCACTGTCCTGGGTCTGACCTTCCTGTTGGGAATGACATGGGGTTTGGCTTTCTTAACATCAGGATACACAAACTACACCGTTCTTTACCTCTTCTGTATCTGCAACACCCTGCAAG